One Setaria viridis chromosome 5, Setaria_viridis_v4.0, whole genome shotgun sequence genomic region harbors:
- the LOC117857120 gene encoding uncharacterized protein, which translates to MHQDSFRSVVCRSLSKNLPPRSKDGSYPETVQCAVPCVVTLQPSVCRNCQGQERSTSQSYREERSMSFNGDYLMAPSLSKHFAEDLLRGAMDLQESLAMLEKFQTASQSMRLSNKKRRPKTGEKSPEIDTIIREVLLRPSNAKKALPRTVNNGLHGQLSNSTDELKNAVKDSFYRKNLLSVSSNNEQASLSQSARYLPNNYLISKISQQKKVAPRSLPSCAAVQPGKSKAPSLVAKLMGLDGLPSQKDNSKMKDEKIKTVSSPRARFDIEMPKSQRLQTQLFGEESGFDAEMPSSEKLAPEHYNVRTDYTSSQKGITPSNNTVATNEIRPMKSSLREINIEQARPKSPKEIKIAAPTSRKQQIKETTEINRRTREKQKSNLTSRNRGGREDAKAKAVSASRTAKVAKNPDRKSVSSSSRSCDSVKPVLQRRTHNNSRQKTVSRRNVKSSTIDELVAYEIQREIFHALDQIDGPSTEHSATPSDESYPNADWEAESSVDDIQKDFCESDEASLFTSHAERTGSTDGDAIHPSSTDIITHIKEAEIKDEIILLLLSDKSFLGKASKLIGIDVYEHLRNQYDVISKVEMKEHKIYLDTAAEQLERKHHQQNSLCYTGFQGQKCRARAYFSLEELLRDISNGIRKLNGYSARDDAGCTKDSLDLKLERDLRCSGASINGVWDMGWQDLICTEETECFIRDAGEDILSLLIEEAALDMCMH; encoded by the exons atgcATCAAGACAGTTTCAGATCAGTGGTTTGCAGATCCCTTTCAAAGAACCTTCCCCCCAGAAGCAAAGATGGAAGCTATCCTGAAACAGTCCAATGTGCTGTTCCTTGTGTTGTTACACTGCAACCTTCGGTTTGTCGAAACTGCCAAGGCCAGGAACGCAGCACGTCGCAAAGCTACCGGGAGGAGAGATCCATGTCATTCAATGGGGACTATCTTATGGCGCCCTCACTATCCAAACATTTTGCCGAGGACCTCCTAAGGGGCGCCATGGATCTCCAGGAGTCCCTTGCAATGCTTGAGAAATTCCAAACTGCATCGCAGAGCATGAGACTATCCAACAAGAAGAGAAGACCAAAAACTGGTGAAAAATCTCCAGAAATAGATACCATAATCCGTGAAGTCCTCCTGAGACCGTCAAATGCCAAGAAGGCACTACCAAGAACTGTTAACAATGGATTGCACGGGCAGCTAAGCAATTCTACTGATGAGTTGAAGAATGCTGTCAAGGATAGTTTCTACAGGAAGAACCTCCTGTCGGTGTCCTCCAATAATGAGCAGGCCTCTTTGAGCCAGTCAGCACGGTACTTGCCGAACAATTATTTGATTTCCAAGATTTCTCAACAGAAGAAAGTGGCGCCGAGATCACTTCCATCTTGTGCAGCAGTGCAACCGGGCAAGTCTAAAGCCCCAAGTTTGGTAGCCAAGCTCATGGGCCTTGATGGATTGCCCTCACAAAAAGATAACTCTAAAATGAAAGATGAGAAGATTAAGACAGTGAGTTCACCAAGAGCACGGTTTGATATTGAGATGCCCAAATCACAAAGGCTACAGACGCAATTATTTGGAGAGGAGTCTGGTTTTGATGCAGAGATGCCTAGCTCAGAAAAGCTAGCACCAGAACATTACAATGTTCGGACAGATTATACTAGTTCACAGAAGGGCATCACTCCTTCTAATAATACTGTAGCGACTAATGAGATCAGACCGATGAAATCAAGTCTCAGAGAGATAAACATTGAGCAGGCTCGACCAAAATCTCCAAAAGAAATAAAGATTGCTGCTCCTACAAGCAGAAAGCAGCAGATCAAGGAGACCACTGAGATCAATAGGAGAACTAGGGAGAAGCAAAAATCTAATTTAACTTCACGGaacagaggagggagggaggatgcAAAGGCTAAAGCAGTATCAGCATCTCGTACTGCTAAAGTGGCAAAAAATCCTGATAGAAAATCAGTGTCAAGTAGCAGTCGCTCTTGTGACTCGGTGAAGCCCGTCTTACAGAGAAGAACACATAACAATTCCAGACAGAAGACAGTATCCAGGAGAAATGTCAAGAGTTCAACTATTGATGAGTTAGTG GCGTATGAGATACAAAGGGAGATCTTTCATGCACTAGATCAAATTGATGGCCCATCCACTGAACATAGTGCAACACCTAGCGATGAAAGCTATCCAAATGCTGATTGGGAGGCAGAATCTTCTGTGGATG ATATTCAGAAAGACTTTTGCGAATCCGATGAAGCTTCGCTATTTACCAGCCATGCTGAAAGAACTGGTTCAACTGATGGAGATGCTATTCACCCATCATCAACAGACATAATAACACATATAAAGGAAGCTGAGATAAAAGATGAAATCATTTTGCTTCTCCTAAGTGATAAATCTTTCCTTGGCAAAGCATCCAAACTCATAGGCATCGACGTGTATGAGCATCTGCGCAACCAATATGATGTAATTTCCAAGGTTGAAATGAAGGAACACAAGATCTATTTGGACACCGCAGCGGAGCAACTGGAACGAAAACATCACCAGCAAAATAGTCTGTGCTACACTGGATTTCAGGGCCAGAAATGCAGAGCAAGAGCATATTTCTCACTGGAGGAATTGCTAAGAGATATCAGTAATGGAATCAGAAAGCTGAATGGCTATTCCGCCAGAGACGACGCAGGTTGCACAAAGGATAGCCTAGACTTGAAGCTGGAGAGGGATCTCAGGTGCTCAGGCGCGTCCATCAATGGTGTGTGGGACATGGGCTGGCAGGATCTGATTTGCACGGAAGAAACAGAATGCTTCATCAGAGATGCTGGGGAGGACATCCTGTCGTTGCTGATTGAGGAAGCTGCTTTGGACATGTGTATGCACTGA